Proteins from one Lentisphaerota bacterium genomic window:
- a CDS encoding HEAT repeat domain-containing protein, with amino-acid sequence ARAEDPVTAVRAASALGRIGDRRAAPALLEAFAVTNRDLCSRAAVALGEMGEPGAASPLMARMAYEGDADVREGIAKALGFLGDPAALPVLQKALADTDSDVRYEAAWALGHLGDPAAVLPLAALLKDRESRVRFAAAFALAELRDPGAVPALKANLSDSDENSRTATACALALIGHAEGLPVLSRAVRSDAEWERFAAAVALLRLATPAANELLGTRLTDEKAAIRDLARCARDGEGTMALAAVLRDRDDDFRQYAALALAFFDDPAILPALREAATDRDPEVRTAARWVTRRIERLRPAGERETGAM; translated from the coding sequence TCGCCCGCGCGGAGGACCCCGTCACCGCCGTCCGCGCCGCCTCGGCGCTCGGCCGGATTGGCGACCGCCGGGCGGCGCCGGCCCTGCTCGAGGCATTCGCCGTTACCAACCGCGATCTCTGCAGCCGTGCGGCCGTGGCCCTCGGCGAGATGGGGGAGCCGGGCGCCGCGTCACCGCTGATGGCGCGGATGGCCTACGAGGGCGATGCGGATGTGCGCGAAGGCATCGCCAAGGCGCTCGGTTTTCTGGGCGATCCAGCCGCCCTGCCGGTGCTGCAGAAGGCGCTCGCCGACACGGACAGCGACGTCCGCTACGAGGCTGCCTGGGCGCTCGGACACCTCGGCGATCCGGCCGCCGTTCTCCCCCTGGCCGCCCTGCTGAAGGACCGCGAGTCGCGCGTTCGCTTCGCGGCCGCCTTTGCGCTGGCCGAATTGCGCGATCCCGGCGCGGTCCCCGCGCTCAAGGCGAACCTGTCCGACAGCGATGAAAACAGCCGAACCGCGACGGCCTGCGCGCTGGCGCTGATCGGACATGCGGAGGGACTCCCGGTTCTGAGCCGGGCGGTCCGAAGCGATGCGGAGTGGGAACGGTTTGCGGCTGCGGTCGCCCTCCTGCGACTCGCGACGCCCGCCGCAAACGAGTTGCTGGGCACGCGCCTGACGGACGAGAAGGCGGCCATCCGCGATCTCGCCCGCTGCGCTCGCGACGGCGAAGGCACGATGGCCCTCGCTGCGGTCCTGCGAGACCGCGACGATGACTTCCGTCAGTACGCAGCGCTCGCGCTCGCATTCTTTGACGATCCCGCCATATTGCCCGCACTCCGCGAAGCGGCCACCGACCGCGATCCGGAAGTGCGCACTGCGGCCCGCTGGGTGACGCGGCGGATCGAGCGCTTACGCCCTGCCGGTGAGCGGGAGACGGGGGCGATGTAG